AGTTCGCTGTATCGTTGCCATCTTTTTCCATTGTCGAAGCCATCGCCTGCAATACCACCATGGTCCCCTGCTTCAAACCGAAAATGCACTTGTTCCAGACGAGCTTGTCCAACTACAGCACCGACAATCTGGCAATCCCTGTAGCTCAAATTGTGCCAATACATTGGATTGGGCTCGACGCACAATCCGGTCCAACCGTACTCTTGTTCCAAAGCGTAGGTGTTTGACAAGTCGGTCGCATCATTGGCAGCAAGATCAATAAAATAACCATCGCGTTTGCCTTTGAATAAGCTTGCTACGAGTTCATCTTGCGAAGCTTGCGAAAACCACGTGCGGTTGGACGGTAGTGTCTTCTTAAGCAAGTCTGTATGGCCGTAAAACACGTCAATCGAGTGCCAGCCGTCGCCAATGCGATCGACTCCGCCATCGGTATGGACGTGCGAAGTGACACAGAGAGGGTTGTCATGTCGGAGACACTCGTTGATGATTTGGCTATTTTCACTACGAGCTATGAAGTTCCCGTGTAGATGGCCGATAAAGCAACCTATCAGAAAGAGGGCCCACGGAAACAACGCACTATACCGGTTTGGCAGAGCGAACCATCCAGATCTTGGTGAAAAGCTACGACTGTCAGATCGAGAAACTTTCATGACAACTTTATCAAATCAAACATTGACCTCCTTTCTATAAAAACTATCGTTTGCGGAGTGTGCGATTCGAGGAGGGTTCGAGGAAAAGCCGCCACTCTGAAGACTCTACAGTGAACAGCGTATGGAGATCAGGATGAGGCAATCGGAAAGAATCTCCAGTTTTCTCTTCCTGTTAGCTATCGACTTCACTGTCGCTGAGCCCAAAAACGGGAACTGCATAAGGGAAGATCGAGCTTTTATATTTTTGAATTTGGTTGGTTTGAATTTTTATATGTTGATGCTTACCATCATAGAATCCAGAATGTGGGATGTCTGAAATTGTGGAAAACTGCCAGGAAAAGATTGGAGAATAATTGGACGTTGTACCATACTAAACTGTAAGTCACCGGTGGTACCTACCTGTTCTTCCAGCGAGGAAAAATGGCAGACGTTGCCGAGGATCGACAGGATCGTTGGTACAAATGACTTCCGAAGAACATTGTGTAAGCGAAAGAACCGATTCAATCCCTTTATGGTCTCACTATCTTTCATCACAGTAACCTGTTTCACATTGCGGTATCTCACTATGATGTCGTCAGATCCTTCGGCGTTGAAACCCAGCAAACGAGCGCGAACGCAACGCAGCATCAGTTCAACGTTGTCGGCTGATCCAAAGTCTCGAGCAGACATCTCGTCGAGGACTCAGGAAATGAACCAAAGGGCGAAAGATGGTGCTCCCCTGAGCGAGACGGAACTGAGAGATGTCATCAACTCAGTCCAAAACGTCTATCCTTCGGAAACCGATATGAGCTGGGAAGATTTGCGCACCGTTCTGAAGGATGTGGCCCATCTCTCACACAAGGACTGGGCCGTTACAGGAAACAACGCCAAGCGTCTCGGCGAAAAGTTGCTCCAAGATGGCGTGTCAAAGAGTTCGCGCCAATTGCTCGAACGAATTTTGACGGAAGGAAAGTGGGACGAAGGAGCGAAGCACGCCACCGAGCGTCCTGATTCTGTGCAGCCCTGGGCAGTTTTGGTTACGGGAGTGAACGGGATTCGAAAAACGACTAGTATATACCAGACGTGGTTCCCCAATCTCTTGGGAGAGGCGCTCGTGGCACCAGATGGTGCTAAAACGGATTTTTCGAACCAGGTTTTGCCAGTAGGGTCCAATTCATTCTTCCGCCAGTTGGATCACATGATCGCCACACTCTGCAACGAAGATTTTGGGCTCCTTTACTCCATGACGTCAGAACTCCTGGACGAACAAATGCTGAAGGATCCTCCGAGAGATGTCATCAAGAAGTACTCTGATCTAAAGGCGGCCATCTTTACTCGCTACAGAACGCTTGCCGAACTTTTGGGAGCTCTTCTACTGACCGAAGCGCAGCTTGTGAAGTCAAACTGTATGATGGAGACTTCTGGTCGAGACGTAGCAATGTTCAACTACGTGGATCACTTCTTTCCGAAGGG
This is a stretch of genomic DNA from Phaeodactylum tricornutum CCAP 1055/1 chromosome 24, whole genome shotgun sequence. It encodes these proteins:
- a CDS encoding predicted protein — encoded protein: MKVSRSDSRSFSPRSGWFALPNRYSALFPWALFLIGCFIGHLHGNFIARSENSQIINECLRHDNPLCVTSHVHTDGGVDRIGDGWHSIDVFYGHTDLLKKTLPSNRTWFSQASQDELVASLFKGKRDGYFIDLAANDATDLSNTYALEQEYGWTGLCVEPNPMYWHNLSYRDCQIVGAVVGQARLEQVHFRFEAGDHGGIAGDGFDNGKRWQRYSELKYTVTLLEILERYNAPTQIDYLSLDVEGAESFIMMNFPLDKYQIKVITAERLRGPIREFLKGHGYVFVKKLTRWGESLWIHNSAKDELDLQLIQQFNFPI
- a CDS encoding predicted protein, yielding MMSSDPSALKPSKRARTQRSISSTLSADPKSRADISSRTQEMNQRAKDGAPLSETELRDVINSVQNVYPSETDMSWEDLRTVLKDVAHLSHKDWAVTGNNAKRLGEKLLQDGVSKSSRQLLERILTEGKWDEGAKHATERPDSVQPWAVLVTGVNGIRKTTSIYQTWFPNLLGEALVAPDGAKTDFSNQVLPVGSNSFFRQLDHMIATLCNEDFGLLYSMTSELLDEQMLKDPPRDVIKKYSDLKAAIFTRYRTLAELLGALLLTEAQLVKSNCMMETSGRDVAMFNYVDHFFPKGYSKLALHFTVNDLSQAKESVDQRMVREIQTGINAVKKESVFDIINANAGGPYGSEVLEGIQRDSDKVWNTVLDGSAGVGKDWYKATIRINAKANEPWTAQAVKPDGSLGAEFVFEKSPSF